In the genome of Quercus robur chromosome 3, dhQueRobu3.1, whole genome shotgun sequence, one region contains:
- the LOC126717493 gene encoding uncharacterized protein LOC126717493, which translates to MANHDLILGQSHNLALGQNQPLVLGHNHNMGLGQNHDLELGQAHDHHLGLGQTHDHELGLGHAHDHELDLGQSHDQEGDAGHSYGHENELGMDQKPDHDDHELDLAGQNHELALSENNELGVSESQELDENLELAVAQSQEMGIEPSHDMTVDQSLYVVSSSPVIQARAIVPNPNYELAVGQEFPDVKSCRRALRDTAIALHFEMQTIKSDKTRFTAKCATEGCPWRIHAAKLPGVPTFTIRTIHESHTCGGIAHLGHQQASVQWVANSVEQRLRENPNYKPKEILEEIHRVHGITLSYKQAWRGKERIMAAMRGSFEEGYRLLPQYCEQVKRTNPGSIASVYGNPTDNCFQRLFISFQASIYGFLNACRPLLGLDRTYLKSKYLGTLLFATGFDGDGGLFPLAFGVVDEENDDNWMWFLSELHNLLEINTENMPRLTILSDRQKGIVDGVEANFPTAFHGFCMRHLSESFRKEFNNTMLVNLLWEAAHALTVIEFEAKILEIEEISQDAAYWIRRIPPRLWATAYFEGTRFGHLTANIVESLNTWILEASGLPIIQMMECIRRQLMTWFNERREVSMQWTSILVPTAERRVADALERARTYQVLRANEAEFEVISHEGTNIVDIRNRCCLCRGWQLYGLPCAHAVAALLSCRQNVHRFTESCFTVATYRKTYSQTIHPIPDKSLWKELSEGDPNASKAAEVLINPPKSLRPPGRPRKKRVRAEDRGRVKRVVHCSRCNQTGHFRTTCAAPI; encoded by the coding sequence ATGGCAAACCATGATTTAATACTTGGGCAAAGTCACAATTTGGCCCTCGGCCAGAATCAGCCGTTGGTGCTAGGCCACAATCATAATATGGGGCTTGGGCAGAACCATGATTTGGAATTGGGACAAGCCCATGACCATCATTTGGGTTTGGGACAGACCCATGATCATGAACTAGGTTTAGGACATGCCCATGACCATGAATTGGACTTGGGGCAAAGCCATGACCAAGAAGGGGATGCTGGCCACAGTTATGGACATGAGAATGAATTAGGTATGGATCAGAAACCTGATCATGATGACCACGAGTTGGATCTTGCTGGACAGAATCATGAGTTGGCTTTATCGGAGAACAATGAATTGGGTGTTTCAGAAAGCCAAGAACTTGATGAGAATCTGGAACTAGCTGTGGCCCAGAGCCAGGAAATGGGGATTGAACCTTCACATGATATGACTGTTGATCAGTCCCTATATGTAGTCAGTTCCAGTCCTGTAATCCAGGCTCGTGCAATTGTACCTAATCCTAATTATGAGCTGGCAGTGGGGCAAGAGTTCCCTGATGTCAAGAGCTGTAGGAGAGCACTGAGGGATACAGCTATTGCCCTACACTTTGAAATGCAGACCATAAAATCTGACAAGACTCGTTTTACTGCCAAATGTGCTACTGAGGGATGCCCTTGGCGCATTCACGCTGCAAAGCTCCCAGGAGTTCCAACTTTTACAATCAGGACAATCCATGAATCTCATACTTGTGGAGGAATTGCTCATCTTGGTCATCAGCAAGCCTCAGTTCAGTGGGTTGCAAACTCTGTGGAGCAACGACTTCGGGAGAACCCTAATTACAAGCCAAAGGAGATACTGGAAGAAATTCACCGAGTTCATGGTATAACCTTATCATACAAGCAAGCTTGGCGAGGAAAGGAGCGAATCATGGCAGCTATGCGTGGATCGTTTGAAGAAGGGTACCGCTTGCTTCCGCAATACTGTGAACAGGTTAAAAGGACAAATCCAGGGAGTATTGCATCTGTTTATGGAAACCCGACTGATAACTGCTTCCAGCGTCTCTTCATATCATTTCAGGCATCCATATATGGTTTTCTTAATGCTTGTCGGCCACTCCTTGGGCTTGATAGGACATATTTGAAAAGCAAGTATTTGGGTACTTTGCTATTTGCTACTGGTTTTGATGGTGATGGTGGTCTGTTTCCCCTGGCATTTGGTGTTGTTGATGAGGAGAATGATGATAATTGGATGTGGTTTCTTTCGGAACTTCACAACCTGCTTGAAATTAATACAGAAAACATGCCAAGGCTTACCATTTTGTCAGATAGGCAGAAGGGTATTGTGGATGGCGTGGAAGCAAATTTTCCAACTGCATTTCATGGATTTTGCATGCGCCACTTGAGTGAAAGCTTTCGTAAGGAGTTTAATAACACAATGCTTGTTAACCTTCTATGGGAAGCAGCTCATGCTCTCACTGTGATTGAATTTGAAGCGAAAATTTTAGAGATTGAAGAGATTTCACAAGATGCTGCTTATTGGATCCGAAGAATCCCCCCTCGACTGTGGGCTACAGCCTATTTTGAGGGAACACGCTTTGGGCATTTAACAGCTAACATTGTTGAATCGTTAAATACTTGGATTTTGGAGGCCTCTGGGCTTCCAATAATTCAGATGATGGAATGCATTAGAAGGCAGCTGATGACTTGGTTCAACGAACGCCGAGAGGTCAGTATGCAGTGGACATCAATACTTGTGCCTACTGCTGAAAGGCGTGTAGCAGATGCTCTTGAGCGTGCACGTACATATCAGGTGCTTCGTGCTAATGAAGCTGAATTTGAAGTCATATCTCATGAAGGAACAAATATTGTGGACATTCGGAATCGTTGCTGCCTATGTCGGGGCTGGCAGCTTTATGGTTTGCCCTGTGCTCATGCTGTGGCAGCGCTTCTCTCTTGTAGGCAGAATGTCCATCGATTTACTGAGAGCTGTTTCACTGTTGCAACCTATCGGAAGACATACTCGCAAACCATACATCCAATACCAGATAAATCTCTATGGAAAGAGTTATCTGAGGGAGATCCAAATGCCAGTAAAGCTGCTGAAGTTCTTATTAACCCGCCCAAATCACTTCGGCCTCCTGGACGGCCAAGAAAGAAGCGAGTTCGAGCAGAGGACCGTGGTCGTGTGAAGCGAGTTGTGCATTGTAGTCGATGTAACCAGACAGGTCATTTTAGAACAACGTGTGCAGCACCCATATAA